The Miscanthus floridulus cultivar M001 chromosome 17, ASM1932011v1, whole genome shotgun sequence genome has a window encoding:
- the LOC136515179 gene encoding large ribosomal subunit protein eL42z/eL42y-like, whose product MTVDSSHRSMTPISPDAVLLGLLAIEEESDVNVPKNKECRKHTLHKVTQYKKGKDSLSAQGKRRYDRKQSGYGGQTKPIFHKKAKTTKKIVLKLQCQSCKHYSQHPIKRCKHFEIGGDKKGKGTSLF is encoded by the exons ATGACGGTCGATTCATCTCACCGGAGCATGACTCCCATCTCGCCGGACGCCGTCCTTCTAGGATTGCTGGCGATTGAAGAAGAATCTGAT GTGAATGTTCCTAAGAACAAGGAGTGCAGGAAGCACACTCTCCACAAGGTTACTCAGTACAAGAAGGGTAAGGATAGCTTGTCTGCTCAGGGAAAGCGCCGTTATGACCGCAAGCAGTCAGGATATGGTGGTCAGACCAAGCCTATCTTCCATAAGAAG gccaagaccaccaagaagattgTGCTGAAGCTGCAGTGCCAGAGTTGCAAGCACTACTCACAGCACCCGATCAAG AGATGCAAGCATTTTGAGATTGGTGGAGACAAGAAGGGCAAGGGAACATCTCTTTTCTAA